Genomic DNA from Streptomyces sp. AM 2-1-1:
ACACGCTCCCTCTCTCCGTACGACCCCGTCCAGGATCGCACTCTCCGGCACAAGACGGCGCGAGGGGAGGGAGGTTACCTTCCCGCTCCCCGAAGCCCGTTCTGGGGGGCGTCCGTCGGCTTGCGCGCCTCCACCAGGAAGCGCGTCGTACGGGCGGTGAACGGGCCCTCCGCCTCGATCCTGCGGTGCAGCGACTCCAGTTGCGGCCGGTAGGCGTCCACGGTGAACCCCGGCACCATCCAGACGACCTTGCGGAGGAAGTGGACGACGGCCCCGATGTCGAAGAACGCGGTTTCCAGCGACTCCGACCGCAGGTCGGTGACCACGAGCCCCGCCGCCTCGGCCTCGGCGCGGGCGCGCTCGGGGTCGCGGGCCGCGTACGCGGAGGGCGGCAGCGGGCCGCGGAAGTGCTCGACCAGGGCGAAGACGCTCGCGGGACCCACCTGCTGGGAGAAGTAGGTACCGCCGGGGGCGAGCACCCGGGCGATCTCCTCCCACCATGTGGTGACGGGGTGCCGGCTGACCACCAGGTCGAAGGCCCCGTCCCCGAACGGCAGCGGCGGCTCGTCCCCGTCCACGACCACGGCCACCCCGCGCGGGTGGAGCAGGGCGGTGGCCCGGGCCACGTTGGGCGGCCAGGACTCGGTGGCGACCATGAGCGGCGGGAGCGTGGGCGCCGAGGCCAGTACCTCTCCCCCGCCGGTCTGGATGTCGAGCGCGGCCCTGGCGCGGCCGAGCCGCTCGGCCATCGCGCGGGCGTACCCCCAGGACGGGCGCTGCTCGGTGGCCCGCCCTTCCAGCCAGGAGAAGTCCCAGCCGTCCACCGGCACGGCCTCGGCCTCGGCCACCAGCGCGGCGAAGCGTTCGGCGCAGGCGCCGGTGAGGGGCGGCGAGGGGGTGTGCCCGGAGGCCGGGGGGAGGGCGCGGTCCGGGGAGGCGGGCGGCTGCGGCGGCTGCTTCGGCATGCCCGCAGGGTCGCAGGGCCGCGCGGCGTCCGCGAGCCGTTTTCGCGGCGGTCATCGCAGGGCGCCGAGCACGACCCCGGTGAGCGCGCCCGCGATCATGAAGGGGCCGAACGGGATGCCCGTACGGCGGTGGGCGCGCCGCAGCACCAGCAGTCCGAAGCCGTACACCGCGCCGTAGAGGAAGCCGGCGAAGCCGCCCGCGACGAGGACGGGCCAGCCGTACCAGCCGAGCACCACGCCGAGGGAGAGGGCGAGCTTCACGTCGCCCCGGCCCATGCCGTTCGGGTTGATCAGGTAGAGGACCAGGTAGAAGCAGCCCAGCGCCGCCCCGCCGAGGAGCGCCCCGGTCCAGGAACCGCCCGGCCCCGGCAGCAGGGACGCCGCACCGAGGAGGAGGACGGCGGCTCCGGCCAGGGGCAGTGTCAGTGCGTCGGGGAGCCGGTGGACCCGGTGGTCGACTGCGGCAAGGAGGACGGCGACGGGGGTGAGGAGCAGCCAGACGAGGAGTTCGGGCCGCGCACCGGTGGCGGCTGCCAGCACGGCACAGGCCACGGCGCTCACCACGGCGACGAGCACCTGCGGTGCGTACGGGGCGGCCGCGGGGGCGTCCCGTGCACACACCGCGTCCTGTGCAGACGCCGCGTCCTGTGCGCACGCCGCACAGCGGGCGCTGCCCAGCCAGCCGCGACCGCGGCGGGGGCGGGCACGGGCGACCGGGCCGGGGGCGGCGGTGGGGGTGGGGGCGGCAGTGGGGCCGGGACCCGAGTGGGCGTGGTGGGCGGGGTCGGGGTGCGGAAGGGGTCGGGCGAGCGGGTGTCCGGCGGGGCACGCGTCGCGCCACTCCTCCTCCGGCTGCACGGAGAAGCGGTACGCGGCCCGGGGGATCAGCGATCCGGCGGCGGCGCCCCAGGCGGCGGCGAGGGGCACGGCGGCGATCCAGAGGGCGTCCACGTGCCGACCCTAATCGCCCCGCGCCTCCGGGGTCTTGGGCCCAGGGGCCCACAGACGGTGGGCCGGCACGCCCGGCTCACCGTCCCCGCCCTTCCCGTCTCGTCGCTCCTGCTCCCGCTCCCTCGCCATTCCCGCTCCCCGCTCCCTCGCCGTTCCTGCTCCCCGTTCCCCGCTCCCTCGCCGTTCCTGCTCCCCGCTCCCTCGCCGTTCGTGCTCCCCGCTCCCTCGCCACCCCTTCGCTCCTCCTTCGCCGTCCACGCCTCGGAGAGCCGTGGTGAGCGCTACGGTCGGTGCCCATGGGCAGATGGCGCGATGGCGACGGAACACTGACCGTGGGCACGGGCGGCGAGGCGCGGGAGATCCCGCTGCGCGTGGCGGCCTCGTACCGGGCTCGTACCCGGGGGCTGCTCGGAGAGGACGGGATCGAAGGGGCGCTGCTGCTCACGCCCTGTTCGAGCGTTCACACCTTCCGGATGCGGTTCGCCATCGACGTGGCGTACCTGGACCGGAAGTTCAACGTCCTCGCCGTGCGCACGATGGAACGGGGCCGACTCGGCCTGCCCCGGCTGCGCGCCCGCCACGCGGTGGAGTCCCGGGCCGGTGCGATGGACGCGTGGGGGCTGCGACCGGGCGTCCGGCTCGCGGTGCGGACGGGGGACGGGGAGAACCCGGCGGGTGGCTGAACTCCGCCGTGGTCCGTGGCGTTGCCGGGCTCGTGATCAGGTGGGGGCGGACGGAAGTTTCGCGGCCTGGGCGGCGACGAGCGCGGTGGGGATGACCGGGACCTGGTTGTCCAGGTAGTTGGCCGCGGCGAAGACGACGACGGTGGCCCCGCCGCGTACGACGGTGAAGACCAGCGGGCTCGACACACCGCCGGCGGCGAACATCAGCCGGTAGGCGAGACCCTCTTGACCCGCGCGCGGGGCCGGGAGCGCGGTGACGGAGGAGTACACGGACGGCCCCTCCTCGCCCCGGGTCCGGAAACCGTCCGCGCAGGCAGAGACCGCCTGCCGCACCCGGTGGAGGAGCGACGCGGCGCCGTCGTGGCTGGAGTACGTGGCCAGCAGCAGCGTCACCACCGTCGTGGCGTCCTGGCCGGTACGGGACGCGTCGAGCGCGGTACGCAACACGGTGGCGGCAGGCGGCGGTTCGGGGGACAGGTTCACCAGTTCGACGAGCGGCGCGCAGGCGGGGTTCTCGGACCGCTCGGTGCCCCGCACCTCCTCGTACCGCAGGGACGCGATGTCGTACCCCGGCAACTCGCCGCCGTGCAGCGCGATGCCGGGCAACGCGGCGGCTTCGGAGGGTGGGGTGGCGGCCGCGGCCGGGTCGGGGTCTGCGCGGGAGTCGGTAGCCACCGCATGGGGAGTGGTTGTTGCCGTGGCAGTCGCGGTCCCGGCCGTGGCGCCCGGATGGGGGCTCATTCCTTCGGCCGCCCGGCCGGGCGGCCCGCAGGCGGCCGCCACGAGACAGAACGCCACGGCGGTGACGCCCACTGCCGTGCGCTCGTACCGTCTCCTCATCGCCCCACCGTCCTTCTCCTGCTCCGGGTGCCCGCTGATCTGCTGTCCGCTGTCCGCTATCTGCTATCTGCTATCTGCTATCTGCTAGCCACTGTTCCGGTATCCGCCGCTCCGGGTATCCGCTTCCCTCGCGTACGGTCCGGAACCGCTGCGCACCGCACCTCGTCGGCCGGGCGGTCGAGCCCTCCGTTCGCGCCCGCGTCGACGGCGACAGCGACCGGCAGCGACGAGACCATCCGCGACGGCGGCGACACCGGCGGCGATGTGGGTACGCCGGCGCCCGTCGTCGCTCCTCCCGTGAACGTACCGCCCTGCTCGAACTCCCTTGCACACAGGTCTGTTTCCGGGCCGTTTCCCGAACGCCCGCGGCCCTCCCGAATGGGCCTCGGACGAGGGCCCGGGACCCGTGCCGGCGCGCCGCTCCCCGCCTACCCCGGAGGGGCGAGCGCGCGTCGGGAGGGGGTGGACCGTGAGCGGTAGCGGCCGGGAGGACGACCGGGGCCCGAACCACGGGGAGCCCGGAACGGGCGGGGTGGAGCGGGCGGCAGCCCGCTCCCCGCCCCGATGCGCAGCCGGACGGCGGGAGCGCTCGTCCACCTGGCCCGGGACCTCATGGTCCACCGGGCGCGGGACGGGACGCTCGGCACCGCTGAGCTGCGGGAGCGCTTCGGTGGGCGGCTGGGCCTGTTGCGTCTGCCCGGTCTCGCCGTCACCGCCCTCGCCGTACTGGTCGCGGCCCGGCTCCTCTCCGACGACCACCGGGCATTCCGCGTGCTGTATCCCCTCACACCTGCCTGGCCGGCCCCGCTCGTCGGCGTCGGCTACGGCTACGCCGTCTCCGGGGAGCTGATGGCGGTCGAGGGCATGCGCCCTGATGCCGGCCGTCTCGTTCGTCGCTGGTGCGGCCGTGGGCGTCGCGGCGGACCGGCTGCTGGAGGACCGCGCCGACATTCTGCCGCTGCCGCGCTCGCACCCGTACGGCCGGCACGGCAGCGGAGGACGGACGGGCGGCCACGACTGGCGGGCGCGGGGCCACCGGTAGGGGCGATGGGGTGAGGGGGCCACGGGGCCACGGGGCCACGGGGCCACGGGGATGGTGCCCGGCTCACGTACGCGTCGTGAGCCGGGTATCGCCGCAACCCGTTACCGGGAACTCAGGAAGTGGTGCCCCGCGGGAAGGAGACCTCCACGCGCCGGTTCTTCTTCCGGCCTTCCTCGGTGCCGTTGTCCGCGATCGGGTACTCCTCGCCGTACCCACGGATCTCGAAGGTGACCTCGGCGCCGAGCTCCCTGGAGAGCACCGCGTGCACGGCCTCCGCGCGCTGCTTGGAGAGCACGTCGCCGTGGGCCGAGGAGCCGAGGTTGTCGGTGAAGCCGAAGACCCTGATCTGGGTGGCGTTCTGCGCCTTGATCTCGGCCGCGATCGCCTGGATCCGGGAGTTCGCCTGCGGACTGAGCGTCGCACTGTCCTTGCCGAAGAGCACCTCGGCCTGGAGCGCGAACTTGATCGACTGGTTCGAGTCCTCCCGCCGCTCCTCGCCCCCCATGTCCTCGACGACCTGGACGATGTCGAGCACCTTGCCGGGGGCGAGCGTGCCACCCTCGGGCATCCGGAGGTCGGGATCGTTGTCGTCGAGGGGCACCGGGGCCTCGGAGGTGGCCTCGGTGCCGGGGGGCACGGAGGGCCCGTCGTCGGCCAGTGCGGGCGCGCCGCCGAACAGGGTCACTCCGGCGAACAGCATCACCGTGGCGACGGGGATGGCGAAGTGCCTGCGCCGTGCTGGGGTCAACCGCATGTCAGCCATCCGCGCACTCACCCGGAGATCTTGAGGGACGTGGTGGCGAAGGTGGGCAGGGTGAAGTCGACCTCGGTGGTCGTGGCGGGCGGGGCGGGGAACTGCATGAAGACAGGAACGGAAGCGCCCTCTACCAGCGGAGCGATACCGGTGGTGCATAGGCAGCGACTCTCCGTGTCCCGCAGAACGTAATAGCGCTTCTTCCCCGACTTGTCCACCAACGTGGCGCCGGCGACTGAGTTCGGGTTGCTTCCGCTGACCGAAGGCTCCGTTCCGGCCCACCCGCTGGAGTTCTGGACCCTGTCGCTCACATTCTTGATCTCTCCCTGAACCGTCATGAACCCGCCGGAGTCGCGGACTACCTGATTGATCACCAGAGTCAGTCCGCGTCCCCGAGCCTCGGCGAGCTTCACATTCGGGTCCACATCCTCACCAGCAGCAGTGTCCTGCTGCTGCTCCCCTTTGTCCTCCGAGGACGGGGTGGCGGATGCTGTTACCGGGGGAGCGCCCTCCTCAGCGGCCCCGTCGCCGTCATCACCGCCGCATCCGGAGAGTGTGAGGACGAGAGCCGCCGCAGCCGAAACAACAGCCACCGCCCTTCGGGATGTGATCGCGCGCCGAATGCTCATGGGTCGAATCCTCTACTCGTCGTTCGCTGTCATCTGTCGACCAAGTGCACGTCGAAGAGAATTTTGCTCACGCTGGACCACAGCGGAGGGCTGCTTGGCCGAATCTCGGCCATCTTTCCGTTGTCGCAGGTGAAGAAGTAGACGTCCTGAACGCCGTCCTCGTTGAGGTCCACCGACGTCCATTCGCACCGGAACTCAACGATGGCGGTTGCCTCCCTCGTCGCGTGGGTGTCACCGGACCCCGGCAGAACAGACGACGCGACCGCATCTGTGCCTTCCACCCTGGTGGTGATGGAGTCACGGAACCCACCCTCGGAGGGTTCACAGCTCGTAAGTGTCGCGTCGTTGTCGGACGCCAGACTCTGAGCTGCCGCGCACCCGCCGATGAGGGGGGATCTTCCGAGGAACACCCCGAGTGAGTCGGTCCAGAGAGCCTCTATGAACGGAGCTTCGAACTGTTCTCGAGCGGACTGCCCGGCCGCAAGCGCCGAGGCGTCTGCCGCTCCCTGCGCCTCATTGCGAAGAGCAGACGCCTTGCCGACAGCGAAGAAGGCCAACGCGAGGAAGAGCAGGCCCGCCACCATCATGATGTAGATGGGGAAGGCCTGCCCTGCATCGGGGCGAGTATCGCGACGCATCACTGGGTAACAATCGAGTCCACCAGGTTCCGGATCTTCGTGCTGATCGCCGAGCCGATACCGGTCGCCACGATCGCGCCGATGATCGCCACGACCACCAGGATGATGCCCAGGTACTCGAACGCCGTCTGCCCCCGGTCCTTCGCCGTGTACCGCTTCTGGATCGCGGAGACCGTCGTGTTGGCCCAGCCATTGACGCGGACGGCGGTCTTCAGGGTGATGTTCGACATGGTGGTGGTCCCCTCCTGGTCCGGCCGGCCGTTTACCGGCCAACTCGCACGACTCTGTGATGCCGCTTCGAGCACCGGCTTCCTCCTGGCCGGTGCGGTCCGCGACGTGAGAAACATACGACTGGGAGATCCGACTGCCAGAGGGCCCCAGGACCCACTTTCGGGCCCAATGACCGCCCTGGAGAGACTCGTTGCGCATTGCGACGCGCCGAGCCCAGTCGCTCGCCGACATTCTGCCGATGCCGAGACCCATACCTACCGTCCTCCGGCCAGGTCGGTACCGGCCTCCGGCGCCGTGCCGAGCCATCGGGCTATGGCCTCACTGCGGGTGCGGCTGGACAGTTTGGTGAAGATCCGGTTGATGTGATTCTTCACCGTCTTCTCGCTGATGAAGCAGGTGGCAGCGATTTGCTGATTGCTCATCCCAGAAGCAATGAGCTGCATGATTTCCACCTCCCGCGAACTCAGCTTCTGCTGAACCAGGTTGATCGGATGCTGGACACTCCTCACCGACCACGACTGTCCCACATCTGGTTGCACTTGCGAAAGCCCTTCCCCCGTTTCGAAGGAGCGTGCCCCTGAGCCGGGCCGCTCGACGTGGGTTGCCGCCTGCGCACCGACGTCGTACGCCCTCATGCGGGCGCCCAGACCGTCCGGGAGTGGATTGTGGCGCATCGGTGCGTCCTGGCGCATGTGGGCAAGCAGCGCGTCCGCGGCGGTGGTGGTGAAGTGGGCGCGGCCGTCCTTCGTGTCGCGAACCGCACGTACGAGCTCGTCGGCGGTGAACTCCCCGTGCACCAAGTAGCCGCTAGCACCCAGCCGGAGTGCTGCACGGACGATCTCGCTCTCGCGGCTGTACGTCAGCATCAGCACTGGTGCGATTCGCACCAGATGGGGCAGTGCGGAGAGACCGTCGACTCCGGGCATGCGAACGTCCAGCAGCACGACGTCCGGCCGATGCAGATGCGCCATGTCCCACGCTTGCCGACCGTCCGACGCCTCAGCCACCACGTCGATGTCCGCCCGCCCGGACAGAAGTGCTCCGAGCCCTGCGCGGACCACAGGGTTGTCGTCGGCAACGACCACCCTCAGTGGGACGGTCGCGGGGGCGTGTGCAAACGGGGGCAGCGGAGACTGCGGCGCTTCTGGTGTCGCCCTCCCTCCCGCGGCGGTGCCCTCAAGGGCATACGGGTCAGTCACGCGCTCTCTGGCGTCCGCTGTGGGCCCTGACCAATGCGGCCTCATCGATCGTGTGTCGTCGTCCGGCATGCTGCGGCCTCCTTTCTCGCTCTGCGTGTGACGGTGTGGACGGCAGTCTCCACCGCGGCCGCCGACGCCGTGGCGTCGACGCCTGATGCAGCGAGCGGAAGATCGAGGCGTACCTCGGTGCCTCGTTCCGCCCTGCCCCTACCGATCCGTATCCGCGCACCGATCGACGCCGCACGCTCGACCATGCCGACCAGACCGAAATGACCACCTCGGCGGAGTCCGTCGAGCGTGGTGCCGGCCGGCAGACCCTGGCCGTCGTCATAGACGCTGATGCGCAGGACATCGCCCTTCAACCCGACCAGGACGACGACATGGCTGGCGCTCGCATGTCGGTGCGCGTTCTCCATGGCTTCCGAGACGACGGTCAGCAGTTGGCGTGCGACCACATGCGGCACAGGGGGCACATGGACCGCTCCGTAGGACCGAAAAACCGTGGAGACGCCATGCCTGGTCTCGAATTCGCATGCTCGCTGGCGCAATTCGGTAAGAACATCCACTCCACCGTCCAGGCCTGACTCCCTGCGCAGATCGGTGAGAAGTTCGCGCGACTCCGCAGCTGCCCTGCGGGCGGATCGCGCGACGAGCTCGGCCTGACGCCGAACGGTGAGGGGGTCCGCCCGACCGGCCGAACCGGCAAGGCCCTCGGCAGCCAGCGCGAGCCCGTGCAGAGTTTTCGCCACGGAGTCGTGCATCTCTCTCGCAAGTCGGCTGCGCTCCCCCATTACCGCTTCATTGATGGCGAGGCGACCTCTGGCCTCCGCGAGCGCTTGGCTGGCCATCCCGAAGCGGAGGAGAAGATTGCGAAGGGTGACGCCGACGGCGCCTGCGATCACGCAGAAGCCCGGAAGGAGCAGAACCGTGGCGTCGCCGCCGCCAAGGCCGGGGACGGTGTTGTACACACCGAGGACGATCACGATTTGTACCGCCGCAAACACTGCGGCACCTCTCCAGCCGTAGACGAGGCCCGCCAGCAGGGGCGTACACACGGTCACGTAGGCGAGGGTCGAATCGGGGGTGGCGGTGATCAGGAGCAGGGCTCCGAGACAGACGTCGATACCGAGAATCCAGCGGTGTCGCAGCAGTTGCGGGCCAAAGCGTTCCCAGTCGCGGAAGAGTGCGTACGACCCCATGAAGGTGACGAGGATCGCAGCGCCGATGAGCCATGTGGCCGCGCCAGGTGCTGTGTTGCCGATGGCGAAGGGGGTGGCGACGGTGATCATCGCCAGCCGAAATCCGAAGACCTGGCGGCACATGGCTTGAAGAGCGTTGACTTGAATGGCCAGCGCCGGTTTCGACTGCACCTCGTCCGCACCGGGGGTCGTCTCACGGACCCAGAACCGCCACCGTGCCACCCGTTCACGGAACACCGCTCCACCTCCCTTCCCACTCGTCCCCGTCACCCGCACTCATCTCATCCGCCGGTCACAAAGCCGAAGTCGACATCGGCACCGTAGATGAACCCGACCGTCAGCAGTACGAGCGTCCCCGGCAGGAGGAACGTCGTCACCGCGAAGGTCGCCTTGGGGACTGCTCGGGCGGCTTTTCGGCGGGCGTTCTGCGCGTCGGTGCGCCGCATGTCATTGGCGATCTGGATCAGCGTGTCGACGATCGGAGCGCCTAGCTCCTCCCCCTGCTGGAGGGCGGTGACGAACATGGCCACCTGCTCGGAGTCGTTGCGCTTGCGCAGTTCGTCGAACGCCTGGCGTCGGCTGACACCCATGTCCATCTGACGCAGTGTGATGCGGAGTTCGTCGGCCCAGGGCCCCTCGTACTTCTCTGCTACCCGGCCCAGCGCCTGCCGGAAGCCGAGACCGGCGGAAACGACCACGGCAAGCACGTCGAGAAAGTCCGGGAGCGTGCGTTCGATGTGTTCGCGGCGGGCCCGCACCGCCGACCAGATGCCTGCCTCCACCCAGAAGAGACCGAAGCCGATCATCAGCAGGGCGAAGAAGAGCTGCCCGCGCATCAGCATGGCGAGGGCACCGAGAAGGCCGAGCGCGCCGTAGACCGCGCGACGGGCTGCGTAGCGGTCGATGGTGAGGCCGCCGGGGTTGCCGGCCATGTCGATCTGCCGGCGCTTCTTGTTGACCGCCTTGGTACCCATCATGCGCAGGACAGCGGGAGCCCAGCGCATGCCGAGCCGGTCGATGCCCGAGCCGACCGCGCTGGTGCGCGTCGCACCGACTTCGAGGGCGAGGGCGAGATCGGTGGGGAGCTTGGCGTCGGCGCGGTACATCCGGTAGCCGTAGAGAATGCCGTAGACGGCGATTCCCATGCCCACGGCGAGCAGCAGGTCCATGTTCGTTCCTCCCTCAGACGTCGATGCGGGACATACGACGGATCACGACGAATCCGATCGTGTACAGGGCGATGGAGACCACCACGGCGGCCTGGCCGAGAAAGGCTCCGGTCATGCGGTCCAGGGCTCCCGGCATCACCGCGTTCATCAGCAGCATCGACCCGAGCCCGAAGACGGGAACCGCGTAGGCGGTGACGGTGACCTGGGAGAGCTGCGTCTTGACCTCACGCCTCGTCTCCTTGCGTTCCTCCAGCGTCTCGGTGAGGTTGCGCAGGGAACTGACGACGGTACCGCCGGCTCGGTTGGAGAGGACCAACGTACTGATCAGCACGGCAAGTTCCCGGGAGGGCAAGCGGTCGGTCAGTTCGCTGAGTGCGTCGTCCAGGGACTCTCCGACGGCGAGACGGCGCGCGACTCTCGCGAGCTCCTCCCCCGCGGGGTTCTCCAGCTCCTCCGCCGCCATCGCGAGCGAGGTCCGCAGGGCCAGTCCCGCCTGGGTCGCGTTGGCGAGAATGCGGCTCAGCTCCGGGAGTTGGTTGATGAA
This window encodes:
- a CDS encoding histidine kinase, with product MQSKPALAIQVNALQAMCRQVFGFRLAMITVATPFAIGNTAPGAATWLIGAAILVTFMGSYALFRDWERFGPQLLRHRWILGIDVCLGALLLITATPDSTLAYVTVCTPLLAGLVYGWRGAAVFAAVQIVIVLGVYNTVPGLGGGDATVLLLPGFCVIAGAVGVTLRNLLLRFGMASQALAEARGRLAINEAVMGERSRLAREMHDSVAKTLHGLALAAEGLAGSAGRADPLTVRRQAELVARSARRAAAESRELLTDLRRESGLDGGVDVLTELRQRACEFETRHGVSTVFRSYGAVHVPPVPHVVARQLLTVVSEAMENAHRHASASHVVVLVGLKGDVLRISVYDDGQGLPAGTTLDGLRRGGHFGLVGMVERAASIGARIRIGRGRAERGTEVRLDLPLAASGVDATASAAAVETAVHTVTRRARKEAAACRTTTHDR
- a CDS encoding pilus assembly protein TadG-related protein — encoded protein: MRRDTRPDAGQAFPIYIMMVAGLLFLALAFFAVGKASALRNEAQGAADASALAAGQSAREQFEAPFIEALWTDSLGVFLGRSPLIGGCAAAQSLASDNDATLTSCEPSEGGFRDSITTRVEGTDAVASSVLPGSGDTHATREATAIVEFRCEWTSVDLNEDGVQDVYFFTCDNGKMAEIRPSSPPLWSSVSKILFDVHLVDR
- a CDS encoding OmpA family protein, whose amino-acid sequence is MLFAGVTLFGGAPALADDGPSVPPGTEATSEAPVPLDDNDPDLRMPEGGTLAPGKVLDIVQVVEDMGGEERREDSNQSIKFALQAEVLFGKDSATLSPQANSRIQAIAAEIKAQNATQIRVFGFTDNLGSSAHGDVLSKQRAEAVHAVLSRELGAEVTFEIRGYGEEYPIADNGTEEGRKKNRRVEVSFPRGTTS
- a CDS encoding DUF192 domain-containing protein, producing the protein MGRWRDGDGTLTVGTGGEAREIPLRVAASYRARTRGLLGEDGIEGALLLTPCSSVHTFRMRFAIDVAYLDRKFNVLAVRTMERGRLGLPRLRARHAVESRAGAMDAWGLRPGVRLAVRTGDGENPAGG
- a CDS encoding type II secretion system F family protein, with translation MNYLPLITVGVTLLCGVLGVWGLYAYTGGKADRDALVDRLSYTGHLPPQTRRFAGLDRRLRTTKLGRSLERKLGATGLEITPGEFFVYAIAAMAILWAVASSMLAAFFGPVAALIGLWATNAFLNWQRTKRTERFINQLPELSRILANATQAGLALRTSLAMAAEELENPAGEELARVARRLAVGESLDDALSELTDRLPSRELAVLISTLVLSNRAGGTVVSSLRNLTETLEERKETRREVKTQLSQVTVTAYAVPVFGLGSMLLMNAVMPGALDRMTGAFLGQAAVVVSIALYTIGFVVIRRMSRIDV
- a CDS encoding A24 family peptidase gives rise to the protein MDALWIAAVPLAAAWGAAAGSLIPRAAYRFSVQPEEEWRDACPAGHPLARPLPHPDPAHHAHSGPGPTAAPTPTAAPGPVARARPRRGRGWLGSARCAACAQDAASAQDAVCARDAPAAAPYAPQVLVAVVSAVACAVLAAATGARPELLVWLLLTPVAVLLAAVDHRVHRLPDALTLPLAGAAVLLLGAASLLPGPGGSWTGALLGGAALGCFYLVLYLINPNGMGRGDVKLALSLGVVLGWYGWPVLVAGGFAGFLYGAVYGFGLLVLRRAHRRTGIPFGPFMIAGALTGVVLGALR
- a CDS encoding response regulator; this encodes MPDDDTRSMRPHWSGPTADARERVTDPYALEGTAAGGRATPEAPQSPLPPFAHAPATVPLRVVVADDNPVVRAGLGALLSGRADIDVVAEASDGRQAWDMAHLHRPDVVLLDVRMPGVDGLSALPHLVRIAPVLMLTYSRESEIVRAALRLGASGYLVHGEFTADELVRAVRDTKDGRAHFTTTAADALLAHMRQDAPMRHNPLPDGLGARMRAYDVGAQAATHVERPGSGARSFETGEGLSQVQPDVGQSWSVRSVQHPINLVQQKLSSREVEIMQLIASGMSNQQIAATCFISEKTVKNHINRIFTKLSSRTRSEAIARWLGTAPEAGTDLAGGR
- a CDS encoding DUF5936 domain-containing protein, giving the protein MDLLLAVGMGIAVYGILYGYRMYRADAKLPTDLALALEVGATRTSAVGSGIDRLGMRWAPAVLRMMGTKAVNKKRRQIDMAGNPGGLTIDRYAARRAVYGALGLLGALAMLMRGQLFFALLMIGFGLFWVEAGIWSAVRARREHIERTLPDFLDVLAVVVSAGLGFRQALGRVAEKYEGPWADELRITLRQMDMGVSRRQAFDELRKRNDSEQVAMFVTALQQGEELGAPIVDTLIQIANDMRRTDAQNARRKAARAVPKATFAVTTFLLPGTLVLLTVGFIYGADVDFGFVTGG
- a CDS encoding class I SAM-dependent methyltransferase, producing MPKQPPQPPASPDRALPPASGHTPSPPLTGACAERFAALVAEAEAVPVDGWDFSWLEGRATEQRPSWGYARAMAERLGRARAALDIQTGGGEVLASAPTLPPLMVATESWPPNVARATALLHPRGVAVVVDGDEPPLPFGDGAFDLVVSRHPVTTWWEEIARVLAPGGTYFSQQVGPASVFALVEHFRGPLPPSAYAARDPERARAEAEAAGLVVTDLRSESLETAFFDIGAVVHFLRKVVWMVPGFTVDAYRPQLESLHRRIEAEGPFTARTTRFLVEARKPTDAPQNGLRGAGR